Part of the Alkalilimnicola sp. S0819 genome is shown below.
TGAGCGGGTTGTTGGAGATCAGCCGCAGGCTCTCCACGCCCAGATCGCGCAGGATGGTGACGCCGGCATCGTAGCTGCGCGCATCCACCGCCAGGCCCAGCGCCTCGTTGGCCTGCACCGTGTCATAGCCCCGGTCCTGCAGCGCATAGGCGCGCAACTTGGCGCTCAGACCGATGCCCCGGCCCTCGTGGCCGCGCAGGTAGACCAGCACACCCCGGCCCTCCTCGGTCATCATCGCCAGCGCCCGGTCCAGTTGCTCGCCACAGTCACAGCGCAGCGAACCGAAGACATCGCCGGTCAGGCATTCGGAGTGCAGCCGAACCAGCACTCCCTCCTGCCCGCGCACCTCGCCCCGCACCAGCACCATGTGCTCCGTCTGATCCGTGCGGTTGCGGTAGATGTGCGCGGTGAACTCGCCATGCCGGGTAGGCAGGCGGGCGGTGGCCACATGGGTCACGTCGCCGGGCGCGCCGGTTCCTGGGGTGTCGTCCTGATCGCTGCTCATACTGAATGTCCTGTGGGGCCGGCTCAACCCGTGAGCCGGCCGTCCCGGTAGTCCTGCAGTGCTTGTTCCAACTCTTCCACGGTGTTCATCACGAAGGGACCGTACTGGC
Proteins encoded:
- the ribA gene encoding GTP cyclohydrolase II; this encodes MSSDQDDTPGTGAPGDVTHVATARLPTRHGEFTAHIYRNRTDQTEHMVLVRGEVRGQEGVLVRLHSECLTGDVFGSLRCDCGEQLDRALAMMTEEGRGVLVYLRGHEGRGIGLSAKLRAYALQDRGYDTVQANEALGLAVDARSYDAGVTILRDLGVESLRLISNNPLKFAELESLGLRIDARIPLRIAPNPENREYLRTKQQRLGHSLALDDPEQA